One window from the genome of Cucumis melo cultivar AY chromosome 10, USDA_Cmelo_AY_1.0, whole genome shotgun sequence encodes:
- the LOC103488733 gene encoding CDP-diacylglycerol--glycerol-3-phosphate 3-phosphatidyltransferase 2: protein MLILKHTSLMAATFHSHNPFFFSSSSPHKNLPFWLRSISSGRRNSLAGPPQLPGGGVRDSVIYGGGGVGWWTLAPRPRLVHDIIKGPPKILGFRSGYKCLSIGSKRSNSNSSEKRGGVFGSGSGSDSVSPPSAGSEFVADMGSESKDHNNVWFQNDFHNQTPSPLTHQHEPQRSKLLTLPTILTLARVVAVPIFVCTFYVDNWWGTTATTSIFIAAAVTDWLDGYIARKMRLGSAFGAFLDPVADKLMVAATLILLCTQPLEVSVFGHIPWLLTLPSIAIIGREITMSAVREWAASQNSKLLEAVAVNNLGKWKTATQMIALTTLLASRDSSLGGSGIVVATGVVLLYISAWLAVWSLFVYSRKISKVLLR, encoded by the exons ATGTTAATCCTTAAGCACACATCGTTAATGGCCGCCACTTTCCATTCCCACaaccctttcttcttttcctcctcttcGCCCCACAAAAACCTCCCTTTTTGGCTGCGCTCCATTTCCTCCGGCCGCCGCAATTCCCTTGCCGGGCCTCCTCAACTGCCGGGAGGCGGAGTTAGAGATTCAGTGATTTACGGTGGTGGTGGAGTTGGGTGGTGGACGTTAGCACCACGCCCTCGACTCGTGCACGATATCATTAAGGGCCCTCCTAAAATTTTAGGGTTTCGTAGCGGATATAAATGTTTATCGATTGGGTCTAAAAGGTCCAATTCCAATTCGTCCGAAAAACGAGGAGGGGTTTTCGGGTCAGGATCAGGTTCTGATTCTGTTTCTCCTCCATCTGCCGGCTCTGAATTTGTGGCTGATATGGGTTCTGAGAGCAAGGATCATAACAATGTCTGGTTCCAAAATGACTTCCATAACCAGACTCCGTCGCCATTAACGCACCAACATGAACCACAACGTTCCAAATTACTCACATTGCCCACCATTTTGACGCTTGCCCGTGTGGTTGCTGTTCCGATATTTGTTTGCA CCTTCTACGTTGACAACTGGTGGGGAACGACTGCGACAACTAGTATATTTATTGCTGCAGCAGTTACAGATTGGCTTGATGGTTATATTGCTCGAAAG ATGAGGTTAGGTTCTGCTTTTGGTGCGTTTCTTGATCCAGTAGCTGATAAG CTTATGGTTGCTGCCACGCTGATCTTACTCTGCACACAACCTTTAGAGGTTTCTGTGTTTGGTCACATTCCTTGGCTTCTGACTCTACCTTCAATAGCAATTATTGGCAGGGAG ATAACCATGTCTGCAGTTAGAGAATGGGCTGCTTCCCAGAATAGTAAGCTTTTAGAG GCTGTGGCCGTAAATAATTTGGGTAAGTGGAAAACAGCGACACAGATGATTGCGCTGACCACCCTTCTGGCTAGTCGAGACAGCAG TCTTGGAGGATCTGGAATTGTAGTAGCAACTGGCGTCGTCTTGTTGTACATATCAGCTTGGCTTGCTGTGTGGTCACTATTTGTTTATTCTCGTAAAATATCGAAAGTGTTGCTTCGCTAG
- the LOC103488732 gene encoding protein IN2-1 homolog B isoform X2: protein MATLTLGSTIGFSHSSSSSDISAYCIPSSTTRFCFSSIILSPLKLQKRTSRRRARALIAVKMAAQAFQEVLPPALTSVSEPPPIFDGTTRLYISYTCPYAQRVWITRNCKGLQNKIQLVPINLQDRPSWYKEKVYPPNKVPALEHNNEVKGESLDLIKYIDSNFEGPSLFPDEPGKREFAEELINYVNSFTGSVVSSFKGDGNEADVAFDYIESALSKYGDGPFFLGQFSLVDIAYAPFIERFRPFLLEVKTYDITAGRPKLAAWIEEMNKIKGYQQTRRDPQEHVDSYKKRFLSRL from the exons ATGGCAACTTTGACACTGGGCAGCACCATCGGCTTCTCCCACTCTTCGTCTTCCTCAGATATCTCTGCTTACTGTATTCCCTCTTCAACCACCAGATTCTGCTTCTCCAGCATCATTCTTTCTCCTCTCAAACTTCAAAAACGAACATCTAGAAGAAGAGCTAGAGCTCTAATTGCAGTGAAAATGGCTGCTCA AGCTTTTCAGGAAGTTCTTCCTCCAGCCCTCACTTCAGTTTCAGAACCACCTCCTATCTTCGATGGAACAACGAG GCTTTACATATCTTATACATGCCCTTATGCACAGCGTGTGTGGATTACTCGGAACTGTAAG GGTTTGCAGAATAAGATACAATTGGTTCCCATAAATCTACAAGATAGGCCTTCATGGTACAAGGAAAAAGTTTACCCACCTAATAAG GTTCCAGCTCTTGAACATAATAATGAAGTCAAAGGAGAGAGTCTTgacttaattaaatatattgaCAGCAATTTTGAAGGCCCTTCATTATTTCCTGAT GAGCCAGGAAAGAGAGAGTTTGCTGAAGAGTTGATAAACTACGTGAATTCTTTCACTGGATCTGTGGTTTCTTCATTTAAAGGAGATGGAAATGAAGCTG ATGTGGCATTTGACTACATCGAATCTGCTCTTTCAAAATATGGAGATGGTCCATTTTTCCTAGGCCAGTTTAGTCTG GTGGATATAGCTTATGCTCCGTTTATTGAAAGGTTTCGGCCGTTCTTATTGGAAGTAAAAACGTATGACATCACTGCTGGCAGGCCAAAACTGGCTGCTTGGATTGAG GAGATGAACAAGATCAAAGGGTACCAACAAACAAGGCGCGATCCACAGGAACATGTTGATAGTTATAAGAAGCGATTCTTG AGCCGTTTGTGA
- the LOC103488732 gene encoding protein IN2-1 homolog B isoform X1, whose translation MATLTLGSTIGFSHSSSSSDISAYCIPSSTTRFCFSSIILSPLKLQKRTSRRRARALIAVKMAAQAFQEVLPPALTSVSEPPPIFDGTTRLYISYTCPYAQRVWITRNCKGLQNKIQLVPINLQDRPSWYKEKVYPPNKVPALEHNNEVKGESLDLIKYIDSNFEGPSLFPDEPGKREFAEELINYVNSFTGSVVSSFKGDGNEADVAFDYIESALSKYGDGPFFLGQFSLVDIAYAPFIERFRPFLLEVKTYDITAGRPKLAAWIEEMNKIKGYQQTRRDPQEHVDSYKKRFLVILSNIPKCSSFLLSINVRANLHTP comes from the exons ATGGCAACTTTGACACTGGGCAGCACCATCGGCTTCTCCCACTCTTCGTCTTCCTCAGATATCTCTGCTTACTGTATTCCCTCTTCAACCACCAGATTCTGCTTCTCCAGCATCATTCTTTCTCCTCTCAAACTTCAAAAACGAACATCTAGAAGAAGAGCTAGAGCTCTAATTGCAGTGAAAATGGCTGCTCA AGCTTTTCAGGAAGTTCTTCCTCCAGCCCTCACTTCAGTTTCAGAACCACCTCCTATCTTCGATGGAACAACGAG GCTTTACATATCTTATACATGCCCTTATGCACAGCGTGTGTGGATTACTCGGAACTGTAAG GGTTTGCAGAATAAGATACAATTGGTTCCCATAAATCTACAAGATAGGCCTTCATGGTACAAGGAAAAAGTTTACCCACCTAATAAG GTTCCAGCTCTTGAACATAATAATGAAGTCAAAGGAGAGAGTCTTgacttaattaaatatattgaCAGCAATTTTGAAGGCCCTTCATTATTTCCTGAT GAGCCAGGAAAGAGAGAGTTTGCTGAAGAGTTGATAAACTACGTGAATTCTTTCACTGGATCTGTGGTTTCTTCATTTAAAGGAGATGGAAATGAAGCTG ATGTGGCATTTGACTACATCGAATCTGCTCTTTCAAAATATGGAGATGGTCCATTTTTCCTAGGCCAGTTTAGTCTG GTGGATATAGCTTATGCTCCGTTTATTGAAAGGTTTCGGCCGTTCTTATTGGAAGTAAAAACGTATGACATCACTGCTGGCAGGCCAAAACTGGCTGCTTGGATTGAG GAGATGAACAAGATCAAAGGGTACCAACAAACAAGGCGCGATCCACAGGAACATGTTGATAGTTATAAGAAGCGATTCTTGGTAATTCTCTCTAATATTCCCAAatgttcttcttttcttttatctatAAATGTTAGAGCCAACTTGCATACAC CTTAA